TTTTCAAACCTGCGACCACATTGGTCACAGGCAAAATCCAGCTCTGTCTCAGCCTTGTGTTTGGTCATGTGATACTTGAGGGAGGCCCGCTGCCGGCACTGGAAGCCACAGACTTCACACCTATAAGAGGAGACGGAAGAGGCTGAGCAAGGATGTTGACTGGCCACAGGGAGACTCCCAGCCCAAACTTACTGCAGAGGCTTGGCTCCTGAGTGGCGCATCTGGTGCACGAGAAGGTGCTTGCGCTGTTTAAAGGTCTGTCCACACTCATCACAGATATAATTCCGTACCTCTGGCAACCAGAAGGAATAAGCATATCACCAGAAAGGATATTAACACCACCACCTCACTACCTATGCCTGTCTACAGATAAAAACATGTTTCTGGTGGCAGGGGTGAAATCCAGGGCCTCCCATGCAGGGTATGCATTCTACAACTGAACAACTTTACTAGCCCACAAACAGTTCTGTCAGTGGGCTTTCCAAACTGCTTGAAAAAGTCACCTCACTGGGAACTTCTCAATTTTCTAAACAAAGCAAGAGACAATACAGGGTCAGACCTCAATGGACTATGCTCTGTCACATCAGATGTAGGTGCCTAGTGCCCTGAGGTGGAGGCTGAGGTGTACTGACAACCTCTCTTGGGGAAATAAGGACTTGTGCCTCTCTCTCACAACAATCCTATAAATtgacatttccccaataaagtgatcaaTTTCAGAAAGCCTTTTGAGCAGAAATTctgttttggctttgtttttaaccagtacactgctcagctctggcttatagctgGTGTGgggggatgaacctgggactttagagcctcagacacaagagtCTCCATGCATaactatctacccttgcccttgaGCAGAAATTCTCAAGAGGGAGCCAAGTCATTAAGCTTCAGGGGTTACCAATCATAGCTACTCTAGAAATCATCTCCCTGTTGGGCCTGCAGGGGGTACAAGAAATTGCTGCTCCATTCAATCTGATTATCAGCTTCTTGCAATTACATTTACATTGCCAGTTCTCCTGGACACTTGACTAGGCCATGACAACACGCTGTCCCTGACTTCTGAGTTCTTTCTGGTTACCTGCAAATACACAAAACAACCTCCCTGACAAAGTATAATCTACACTAATGGCTTAAGTCTGTCTTTCCTGCTTATTTAAACTTGTGTTGATTGTGACCATGTCTATACCAGGGCTCCCTGTGAAGACCATACCTAAGGTGTCCTCGTGATCTAGGGGGAAGTAGGGAAGCGGGGAGCACATACCTGTGTGGATGAGTTTCACATGACGCTGCAGGTAGCGGTCAATCATGAACACCTTGTTGCAtccagggtgggggcagggcctCTCTCGGACCTCCTCGTGGTGCTCCTTTATGTGCTTCTGCAAGCAGCAGGGAACCCTGAGCACCTCAACAGAGATCTATTTCATCCCACCACGGGGTTCCCTTGGGCCACAGAGCTGGCTGATGCTGTGAGCTGAGCCTCCCCTCACTCAGGCTTATAAGCTTATACCAGGGTATGTAAAACAGGGCTCCCGTGGACACCTATTTCCCCAGAtaaacaccccccacacacatacacattgtcACAGTGGACTTACCTTCATGCCATCAGCCCCTCGGTACACAGCCGTGCAGCCCTGATAGGGGCACTTATAGATGGTGGGCAGCTCCTCCCTgtaaggaggtgaagcaggtgaagcagtctcccccatggacagcaccaccccacacccagcccctcacctctCACAATGGAGTTTGCTCTTCCAACCCGGCTTGGGTCCGGGTTTCTTCCGGATTTTTGGTTCTTCGGTCTTCTTGGCTTCTTTGTTTTCATTCTTCTTACCAGAGACCCTGGGAAGAAAAGTAAACAGGTGCAGTTGATCTCTTCATGATTCTCTCCTCAAATATGGGTGCAGGGTTTTCCTCAAGTCTCCAAGGCTAAGCTGCTTCAGTCTCCTGGTGACCAGTCTACCAGACTTGGGCACCATGTCAGGAGAGCAAGATTTAGGCACACAGGCAGGAGGGGGTCTTCAGAAATGAAGCTTTGCTCCCTATTCCAAATGTCACAGCCAaacattactaattttttttttttttttaaaccagagcactgttcagctctggattatgatgttgcaggggactgaacctgggaccctggagcctcaggcatcaaactctctttgcttaaccattatgtgaTCTACCTCCACTCCCAAACATTATTTATAGCCACCATGGAAAATGGTAGAGTATAAAAGTATTAGGATGAGTCCCTCTATCAAAATGACTGTTAaaactagaggggaaaaaaaatcaggattAACTATTTTGGAACTCTAGAATCAACAAGGTATTGGTATCAACCAGGGCAACCCTGAGAAGAGAGAtctatatcacacacacacacaccacaacaatgaaatatcacctcATACCTGCtaggaccagaaaaaaaaaaaaaaaaaaaaggtaagaactGGTCAGGATGTAGATAAGAGAAATTGAGCTGATGGGAATATAAAATGCCATTTctggggattgggcagtagtgtaagaatccctgttcgagcccctggctccccacccacaggggcacCGCTTcaaggtagtgaaacaggtctgtaggtgtctatctttctctccccctctctccatatctctctgtcctacccaacaataatggcatctataacaacaacaatcataaccacaacaagggccacaaagggggaaaaaaatagcctccaggagcagtggattcatggtgcaggcactgagccccagcaataaccccagagaccaaaaaaaaaaaaaaaattagtgtcaGCAAACACAGCTGAGCACCTCCCAGGATGTCTGCAAAGACAGCACAGCCACTTTTGGTTCCTGTAGGAAGGTAGATGCTGGGAGCTCCCTCTGAGGCTGCCTTCCATCCACAGGGCTCCTGCTGCTCAGCTGCTGCCTCCCAACTCAACCTACTCACAAGTAACACTGTGCTGGTTGTGAGCTGTGAAGCCTAAAGCACAACAGAAAGCATGTGGCcaggaagcaggtctctccccgtGCCCTGCTACCTCCGTAGCTACCCAGCTGGCGCCAAACTCTCCACTACAGTCCTGAAAAACCCTACATCCTGCGGCATAATTGTCCTCTTACCTCTTTTCTGGGTAAGGTTCAAAGGACTCATCTGAGGATGGGGTGTTCTGCTTCTTGTCATTTTCATCTTCACTCAGGAATTCTCTAGGAGAGAAGGGACCTTCAGTAAAGTCCAGGGACAGGTGACAGATCCACTGTGACTTCCTATCTAAAGAGACCATATTATAACCCATTACCCCCATCGAGTTCTTTCATTCTTAAACCTGGAGCCCCCAGTCGCTGACACCATCTCCTAACACCAAAAGTGAAGCAGGATAACAGAGGTCAAACAAGCTGAGAACCTGCAGTCATTTTCTTCCTACATAAGAATCTCAAATCAGAAAGCCTTTTCTACAGGTGTAGAAATTCTCCATGTGAATACAGATTCCCAAGGGTGAGTTTCTTAAGTGAACTATCCAGTTACCTCACCCTCATAACTAAAAACTTATC
The DNA window shown above is from Erinaceus europaeus chromosome 2, mEriEur2.1, whole genome shotgun sequence and carries:
- the ZNF276 gene encoding zinc finger protein 276 isoform X5, producing MGHCRLCHGKFSSRSLRSISGRAPGENTERPPSGERVFIRDFQRLLGVAIHQDPALSSFVCKNCHTQFYQCHGLLQSFLQKVNVPPSGPRKPCTKTCTQPLTGSEEGACMGQLGENQVPSSTSDDRVKDEFSDLSEGEFLSEDENDKKQNTPSSDESFEPYPEKRVSGKKNENKEAKKTEEPKIRKKPGPKPGWKSKLHCEREELPTIYKCPYQGCTAVYRGADGMKKHIKEHHEEVRERPCPHPGCNKVFMIDRYLQRHVKLIHTEVRNYICDECGQTFKQRKHLLVHQMRHSGAKPLQCEVCGFQCRQRASLKYHMTKHKAETELDFACDQCGRRFEKAHNLNVHMSMVHPLTQTQDRILPLEPPPGVTEGQAMKPEPT